In Arachis hypogaea cultivar Tifrunner chromosome 17, arahy.Tifrunner.gnm2.J5K5, whole genome shotgun sequence, a single window of DNA contains:
- the LOC112767031 gene encoding probable glycerol-3-phosphate acyltransferase 2: MKATSLVHKNAQLTTQTFFFDFEGTLLRSTSLFPYFMLVAFEAGGLLRSLILFLSYPLVWLLGEDQLGLYIMVFLCFFGIKKDTFRIGSAVLPKFFLEDVWWEGFGAGLCHEKRVVSTKLPRVMVEGFLRDYLGVEEVVARELKSLNGYFLGLFEEKKGNSITSLSQEDFVCTKDSTFEYIHDQELSPFFKEGYLMLNSDERRNWHAVPREKYPKKLIFHDGRMAFRPTPASSLAMFLWLPLGLFLSLFRITFGILLPFNVSAPFLAFSGTRTTASRTPRNASREMPNEEENKKGILYVCNHRTLLDPLYISYVLDKPLSAVTYSLSRLNELVSPIKTIRLTRDRERDKETMETLLSQGNLVVCPEGTTCREPYLLRFSPLFAEITDDIVPVALDVKVSMFYGTTASGHKYLDPFFHLMNPNPSYFVKILERLPKTETCHGGGKSRIDVANFVQNEIGKALGFTCTSFTRKDKYMILAGNDGVNQKQREFSK; encoded by the exons ATGAAAGCCACTTCACTTGTCCACAAAAATGCACAACTTACAACTCAaacttttttctttgattttgaggGTACTCTGTTAAGGTCCACTTCACTATTCCCTTACTTCATGCTTGTTGCTTTTGAAGCTGGTGGGCTATTAAGATCTCTCATCTTGTTCCTTTCATACCCTTTGGTGTGGCTTTTGGGTGAAGACCAACTTGGTTTGTATATTATGGTGTTCTTATGCTTTTTCGGCATAAAAAAGGACACATTCAGAATAGGATCAGCTGTTCTTCCGAAATTCTTCTTGGAAGATGTTTGGTGGGAAGGATTTGGAGCAGGATTGTGTCATGAGAAAAGGGTGGTGTCTACTAAGTTGCCTAGGGTCATGGTTGAAGGCTTCTTGAGAGACTATTTAGGAGTTGAAGAAGTTGTAGCAAGAGAGCTAAAATCATTGAATGGGTACTTTTTGGGTTTGTTTGAGGAAAAGAAGGGAAATAGCATTACCAGCCTTTCACAAGAAGATTTTGTTTGTACTAAAGATAGCACTTTTGAGTACATTCACGACCAAGAACTTTCCCCCTTTTTCAAG GAGGGTTATTTAATGTTGAATTCAGATGAAAGAAGAAACTGGCATGCAGTTCCAAGAGAAAAGTACCCAAAGAAACTGATCTTCCATGATGGAAGAATGGCTTTCAGGCCCACCCCTGCTTCTTCTCTAGCTATGTTCTTGTGGCTACCCCTGGGATTATTCCTTTCGCTCTTCAGAATCACATTCGGCATTTTGTTACCCTTCAATGTGTCAGCTCCATTCTTAGCATTCTCCGGTACAAGAACCACAGCTTCACGAACACCCCGGAATGCTTCTCGGGAGATGCCAAacgaagaagaaaacaagaagggAATCCTTTATGTATGCAATCACAGAACTTTGCTTGATCCGCTTTACATTTCATACGTTCTGGACAAACCTCTTTCCGCCGTCACGTATAGTTTAAGTAGATTAAATGAGTTAGTGTCCCCCATCAAGACGATTCGACTAACCAGGGACAGAGAGAGAGACAAAGAGACAATGGAGACCTTGCTGAGTCAAGGAAACCTTGTTGTGTGTCCTGAAGGGACAACATGCAGGGAACCTTATTTGCTAAGGTTTAGTCCCTTGTTTGCAGAAATCACTGATGATATTGTTCCTGTTGCTTTAGATGTTAAGGTTAGCATGTTCTATGGTACAACAGCTAGTGGGCATAAGTATTTGGATCCTTTTTTCCACTTGATGAACCCAAATCCTTCCTACTTTGTTAAGATTCTTGAGCGGTTGCCAAAAACAGAAACATGTCATGGTGGTGGGAAATCAAGGATTGATGTTGCCAATTTTGTGCAGAATGAGATTGGGAAAGCGTTGGGGTTTACATGCACAAGTTTCACTAGGAAAGACAAATACATGATCTTGGCAGGTAATGATGGTGTCAACCAGAAACAGAGGGAGTTTTCTAAATAA